The following coding sequences lie in one Sedimentibacter sp. MB35-C1 genomic window:
- the selB gene encoding selenocysteine-specific translation elongation factor: MKNIIIGTAGHIDHGKTTLIKALTGRDTDRWEEEKRRGITIDLGFTYFDLPNGNKAGIIDVPGHEKFIKNMLAGVIGMDLVLLVVAADEGMMPQTVEHLNILNMLGVKKGIVVLTKYDIIDPEWLELVKDDVREGLKDTFLESAPIAEVSSKTGYGIDNLANIIVQQTEIEVEDRNINTIPRLPIDRVFSINGFGTVITGTLISGQLKKGDEIEIYPVNKISKIRNMQVHSQDADIAYAGQRTAVNLLGVKKTDLHRGCVIAPVNSMKDTKMLDVKLNLLKNSRRIVENRSRLHLYTGTSEVLCRVVLLDRDELSPGESCYAQLRLEEELAVRRGDKFIVRFYSPMETIGGGEIIEPMPLKKKRFDENLLEELKIKEKGSNADVIEKIIRENSKDIPTLTEVAKITALSEEEVTKNVEALEEEEKITVFRLKNDRYIWHKSFERKIEEDIDKYLFKYHENNKYSKGAKKAEIKSKFLPKMKQNVFDVVVNSFEKKGTIKLEGEFVSLPYFQIQYDEFYRACENNVTNTLNKAMFDFVKLDDLIQAINSDKAEEIISLMIDEKKIVKINEAGITTVEIFYKAKELLVEYIKKNSKITAAEYRDVLNTNRKIAIALLEYFDMSRVTKRVGNDRILS, from the coding sequence ATGAAGAATATTATAATAGGTACGGCAGGTCATATTGATCATGGCAAAACCACTTTAATAAAAGCATTGACAGGAAGAGATACAGACAGATGGGAAGAAGAAAAAAGAAGGGGTATAACCATAGATTTGGGATTTACATATTTTGATTTGCCTAATGGTAATAAGGCGGGCATTATTGATGTCCCCGGCCACGAAAAATTTATTAAAAATATGCTTGCAGGTGTAATAGGAATGGACCTTGTGCTCCTAGTGGTAGCAGCTGACGAGGGAATGATGCCGCAGACGGTGGAACATCTTAATATACTTAATATGCTTGGCGTTAAGAAAGGAATAGTTGTGCTTACCAAGTATGACATAATAGATCCGGAATGGCTTGAACTTGTTAAAGATGATGTGAGAGAAGGGCTGAAGGATACATTCCTTGAAAGCGCACCTATAGCAGAAGTATCATCAAAGACGGGGTACGGAATTGATAATCTGGCAAACATCATTGTACAGCAGACTGAAATTGAGGTGGAAGACAGAAATATAAATACAATACCGAGACTTCCTATTGACAGGGTATTTTCTATAAACGGGTTCGGTACTGTAATTACCGGGACGCTAATATCCGGTCAGCTTAAAAAGGGTGATGAAATAGAGATTTACCCTGTTAACAAGATAAGCAAGATACGTAACATGCAGGTTCATTCTCAGGATGCCGATATAGCTTATGCAGGGCAAAGGACAGCTGTAAACCTGTTAGGCGTCAAAAAAACAGATTTGCACAGAGGGTGTGTAATTGCCCCTGTTAATTCTATGAAAGATACGAAGATGCTTGATGTAAAGTTGAATCTTCTGAAAAATTCACGACGTATTGTTGAAAATCGCTCAAGGCTTCATCTTTATACAGGAACAAGCGAAGTTCTTTGCAGAGTTGTTCTTTTGGATAGAGATGAACTTTCACCGGGAGAAAGTTGCTATGCACAGCTTAGACTGGAAGAAGAACTTGCTGTTAGAAGAGGGGATAAGTTTATAGTCAGATTCTATTCACCTATGGAAACTATTGGCGGAGGAGAAATAATAGAGCCCATGCCTCTTAAAAAGAAGAGATTTGACGAGAATCTTTTAGAAGAGCTGAAGATAAAAGAAAAGGGAAGCAATGCAGATGTAATCGAAAAAATTATAAGAGAAAATTCTAAAGATATACCCACATTAACAGAAGTTGCTAAAATTACTGCGTTGTCTGAGGAAGAAGTAACTAAAAATGTGGAGGCTTTGGAGGAAGAAGAAAAAATAACAGTTTTCAGGCTTAAGAATGATAGATATATATGGCATAAAAGCTTTGAGAGGAAAATTGAAGAGGATATCGATAAATATTTGTTTAAATATCATGAAAATAACAAATATTCAAAAGGAGCGAAAAAGGCAGAGATAAAAAGCAAGTTCCTGCCTAAGATGAAACAGAACGTATTTGACGTGGTTGTGAATTCTTTTGAGAAAAAAGGGACAATTAAACTGGAAGGAGAATTTGTATCACTTCCATATTTTCAAATTCAATATGACGAGTTTTACAGAGCATGTGAAAATAATGTAACAAATACATTAAATAAAGCCATGTTCGATTTCGTCAAACTGGATGATTTGATTCAAGCTATTAACAGCGACAAGGCTGAGGAAATTATATCACTTATGATTGATGAAAAAAAGATCGTTAAAATTAATGAGGCTGGAATTACAACAGTGGAAATTTTTTATAAAGCCAAAGAACTGTTAGTTGAATATATTAAGAAAAATTCAAAAATTACGGCAGCAGAATATCGCGATGTTTTGAATACAAACAGAAAGATAGCCATAGCCCTTCTTGAATATTTTGATATGAGCAGAGTTACAAAAAGGGTTGGAAATGACAGGATATTGTCTTAA
- a CDS encoding YkvA family protein yields MNRFYLIFKFLFDKNIPIKEKWWIILPMIYIVSPIDLIPAPVLGLSIIDDAVVFLYLLSVINGKTKKYYGNAYKKDKGQKNQQENIVDNVEYEIKDDEDEQ; encoded by the coding sequence ATGAACAGATTTTATTTGATTTTTAAATTTTTATTTGATAAAAACATTCCGATTAAGGAAAAATGGTGGATTATACTACCGATGATTTATATTGTAAGCCCTATTGACTTGATACCGGCACCGGTGTTGGGATTAAGTATCATTGATGATGCAGTGGTGTTTTTATACCTACTAAGTGTAATAAACGGCAAAACAAAAAAATATTACGGAAATGCTTATAAAAAAGATAAAGGTCAAAAAAATCAGCAAGAAAATATAGTTGATAATGTAGAATATGAAATAAAAGATGATGAGGATGAACAGTAG
- the selA gene encoding L-seryl-tRNA(Sec) selenium transferase — protein MEKNKFYRLIPKVDNLMERDEIKCLFTDCSRDLVVDAARDVTERLREFINNSDDEDEIAKKIESVTDDIKKEVRSFSSYNMKRVINATGTVLHTNLGRAVISENIAERVLKLVTGYSNLEYDLEEGKRGSRYSHFEKIVTKITGAEAAMAVNNNAAAVLLILSALAKDMEVVVSRGELVEIGGSFRVPDVMAQSGGHLVEVGTTNKTHLHDYESAINENTAVLLKVHTSNYRIVGFTESVTVEELAELAHKYGLPVIEDIGSGVLVDLSRYGLEYEPTVQASIKAGADIVCFSGDKLLGGPQAGVIVGKKQLIDKIKKHPLTRAFRIDKFTAIALESVFHEYLDEERAVNNIPVLKLINRSFGDIQKAAELLQEKLTTVAGEYCDIRIESCESQIGGGSLPLERIKSVCLSIRPLNMTTAALEKQLRHMETPVIGRVVNDNLILDLRTVLEGQEATIAEAFKCIFN, from the coding sequence ATGGAGAAAAATAAGTTTTATAGACTGATTCCGAAGGTTGACAACCTGATGGAAAGAGATGAGATAAAGTGTCTTTTCACAGATTGCAGCAGAGATCTTGTGGTTGATGCTGCAAGAGATGTTACAGAGAGATTAAGAGAATTTATAAACAATTCTGATGATGAAGATGAAATAGCAAAGAAAATTGAAAGTGTTACTGATGATATCAAAAAAGAAGTAAGAAGCTTTTCTTCTTATAACATGAAAAGAGTTATAAACGCAACAGGCACTGTTTTACATACAAACCTTGGAAGAGCGGTAATTTCAGAAAATATCGCTGAGAGGGTATTAAAGCTTGTAACGGGTTATTCAAATCTTGAGTATGATTTGGAAGAGGGCAAAAGAGGATCAAGATATTCTCATTTTGAAAAAATAGTAACAAAAATTACCGGTGCTGAGGCAGCTATGGCCGTAAACAATAATGCAGCAGCCGTACTGCTCATACTGTCAGCTTTAGCAAAAGATATGGAAGTTGTCGTATCAAGGGGAGAACTTGTGGAAATAGGAGGCTCTTTCAGAGTCCCGGACGTAATGGCGCAGAGTGGAGGACACCTGGTAGAGGTGGGAACAACGAACAAAACGCATTTGCATGATTACGAAAGCGCAATAAACGAAAATACGGCAGTGCTTTTAAAGGTTCATACAAGTAATTATAGAATTGTTGGATTTACGGAATCGGTTACGGTGGAAGAGCTCGCAGAACTTGCGCATAAATATGGCCTTCCTGTGATTGAAGATATTGGAAGTGGTGTGCTTGTGGATTTAAGCAGGTACGGTCTTGAATATGAGCCCACAGTTCAGGCATCTATCAAGGCTGGAGCAGACATTGTGTGCTTCAGCGGGGATAAGCTTTTAGGAGGGCCTCAGGCAGGAGTTATAGTCGGAAAGAAGCAGCTGATAGATAAAATCAAGAAGCATCCTCTGACAAGAGCTTTCAGGATAGATAAATTTACGGCAATTGCCTTGGAGTCAGTTTTCCACGAGTATCTTGATGAAGAAAGAGCAGTAAATAATATTCCTGTTTTAAAATTGATTAATAGAAGTTTTGGAGATATTCAAAAAGCGGCAGAACTGTTGCAAGAAAAATTAACGACTGTTGCAGGCGAATATTGCGATATAAGAATTGAGAGTTGTGAGTCTCAAATAGGAGGAGGATCTCTTCCTCTTGAAAGAATTAAAAGCGTCTGTCTTTCAATAAGGCCGTTAAATATGACTACGGCGGCGCTGGAAAAGCAATTAAGACACATGGAGACCCCGGTTATAGGCAGAGTTGTAAATGACAACCTGATTTTAGATTTAAGAACCGTTCTTGAGGGTCAGGAAGCAACTATTGCTGAAGCATTTAAATGCATTTTCAATTGA
- the carB gene encoding carbamoyl-phosphate synthase large subunit, whose protein sequence is MALNKDIKKVLVIGSGPIIIGQAAEFDYSGTQCCRALREEGIETVLINSNPATIMTDTDIADKVYIEPLTAEYVEKIIAKERPDSVIAGMGGQTGLNLTVELYDRGILDKYNVNVIGTSVESIKIGEDREKFKEMMNKINEPIVDSEIVNSMDEGLKVASRIGYPIIIRPAYTLGGTGGGIALDEDELKGILSAGLHLSMNKQVLIEKSIKGWKEIEYEVMRDKNGTCITVCNMENFDPVGVHTGDSIVVAPSQTLSDVEYQMLRTASIKIIDAIGIEGGCNVQLALNPSSLEYAVIEINPRVSRSSALASKATGYPIAKVSTKIALGYGLDEILNQVTGKTYAAFEPTLDYVVLKIPKWPFDKFFNAKRILGTKMMATGEVMAIGSSFEQALLKAVRSLEIKQYTLYNEKLSQKSTVDLKARIQNPDDERLFCIAEMMRRGYKIDKIAELTGVDKFFLYKVCNIIEEEELLRNSSLHELDKNWLKKLKKMGFSDKGIADLTGSSPEDVYKLRMKNHIVASYKMVDTCGGEFDAVSPYYYSTYDEYDEVNVTENKKILVIGSGPIRIGQGVEFDYCSVHSIFALRKCGIETIIVNNNPETVSTDFDIADKLYFEPLTEEDVLNIVEKEKPDGVILQFGGQTAIKLANFFKQKKIAILGTDPEQIDMAEDREKFDEMLESLNIKRPKGKAVTNIENGKKTAENIGYPVLVRPSYVLGGQGMEITYSEEELVNYLSNAFANDSKNPVLIDKYIVGREIEVDAICDGEDILIPGIMEHLERAGVHSGDSISIYPPKNLSAEIKEKLEIITKKIATSLKTVGMVNIQFIEFEDELYIIEVNPRSSRTVPYISKVTKIPMIEIATRVMLGEKLESMEYGTGLYKESELVAIKVPVFSTQKLEGVEVSLGPEMKSTGEVLGVGRSYREAMYKGFKAAGFKEPSVDKIIIATIRDRDKENFKPVAVKLNQLGYKFAATEKTAQFLNNNGIKAAMVKKVREDSPNIIDLIRSGNVGFVVDIPTKANNSNTDGFKIRRTAIENSINVFTSLDTLSALTDIMELKIMDEDTDVYNICS, encoded by the coding sequence ATGGCGTTAAATAAAGACATAAAAAAAGTATTGGTTATAGGGTCAGGCCCTATTATTATAGGCCAAGCGGCCGAATTTGATTACTCAGGCACGCAGTGCTGCAGAGCTCTGAGAGAAGAAGGAATTGAAACTGTTTTGATAAATTCCAACCCTGCAACAATTATGACGGATACGGATATTGCGGACAAGGTATATATAGAGCCTCTTACGGCAGAGTACGTTGAAAAGATAATTGCGAAAGAAAGACCTGACAGCGTTATCGCCGGAATGGGAGGTCAGACAGGTCTTAATCTTACCGTAGAATTATACGACAGAGGAATACTGGATAAGTACAATGTAAATGTAATAGGAACAAGTGTGGAGTCGATTAAAATAGGGGAAGACAGGGAAAAGTTTAAAGAAATGATGAATAAAATAAATGAACCCATTGTCGATTCTGAAATAGTAAACAGCATGGATGAAGGGCTGAAAGTTGCATCCAGAATAGGCTATCCCATAATTATAAGACCTGCATATACACTTGGAGGAACAGGCGGCGGAATCGCATTAGATGAAGACGAACTGAAGGGAATATTGTCAGCAGGTCTTCACCTGAGCATGAACAAACAGGTTCTGATAGAGAAGAGCATTAAAGGCTGGAAGGAAATAGAATATGAAGTTATGAGAGACAAAAACGGCACTTGTATTACAGTGTGTAACATGGAGAATTTTGACCCCGTAGGTGTTCATACAGGTGACAGTATCGTTGTGGCACCTTCCCAGACGCTGTCAGATGTGGAATATCAGATGCTCAGAACCGCCTCTATTAAAATTATAGATGCAATCGGTATTGAAGGAGGCTGCAATGTGCAGCTTGCATTAAATCCGAGCAGCCTCGAATATGCGGTTATAGAAATAAATCCGAGAGTGAGCCGTTCATCCGCGCTTGCTTCGAAAGCAACAGGCTATCCAATAGCAAAAGTTTCAACTAAAATAGCTCTGGGATACGGGCTTGATGAAATATTAAATCAGGTAACAGGAAAAACATATGCTGCGTTTGAGCCTACTCTTGATTATGTTGTATTAAAAATACCTAAGTGGCCATTTGATAAATTCTTTAATGCTAAAAGAATATTAGGTACAAAAATGATGGCAACAGGCGAGGTAATGGCAATAGGCAGCTCGTTTGAACAGGCGCTGTTAAAAGCTGTACGCTCTCTTGAAATAAAGCAGTATACATTGTACAATGAAAAATTATCGCAAAAAAGTACAGTGGATTTAAAGGCCAGAATTCAAAATCCTGATGACGAGAGACTTTTTTGCATCGCCGAGATGATGAGAAGAGGATATAAGATTGATAAAATTGCAGAACTTACAGGTGTTGATAAATTTTTCCTGTACAAAGTATGTAACATAATAGAAGAAGAAGAACTTCTCAGAAATTCTTCCTTGCATGAGCTTGATAAAAACTGGCTTAAGAAGCTAAAAAAAATGGGCTTTTCAGACAAGGGAATAGCAGACTTGACCGGAAGCAGTCCGGAGGATGTTTACAAACTGAGAATGAAAAACCATATAGTTGCATCATATAAAATGGTGGATACCTGCGGTGGGGAATTTGATGCAGTTTCCCCATACTACTATTCAACCTATGATGAATACGATGAAGTCAATGTTACAGAAAATAAAAAAATACTTGTAATTGGCTCAGGGCCTATACGAATAGGTCAGGGTGTTGAATTCGACTATTGCTCGGTTCACAGCATATTTGCTCTTAGAAAATGCGGCATAGAGACAATAATAGTAAATAATAATCCTGAAACGGTGAGTACAGATTTTGATATAGCAGATAAACTGTATTTTGAACCGCTTACAGAAGAAGATGTTCTGAATATTGTTGAGAAGGAGAAACCTGACGGAGTTATACTTCAGTTTGGAGGCCAGACAGCAATTAAGCTTGCAAATTTCTTTAAACAAAAGAAAATAGCAATTTTGGGAACTGATCCCGAACAAATAGATATGGCGGAAGACAGAGAAAAGTTTGATGAAATGCTGGAAAGCCTGAATATTAAAAGGCCTAAAGGAAAAGCAGTAACCAATATTGAAAATGGTAAAAAAACAGCAGAAAATATAGGGTATCCGGTGCTTGTGAGACCTTCTTATGTACTTGGCGGTCAGGGAATGGAAATAACATATTCAGAAGAGGAACTGGTAAATTATCTCAGCAATGCATTTGCAAATGATTCAAAAAATCCCGTGTTGATTGACAAATATATTGTAGGGAGAGAAATAGAGGTAGATGCTATTTGCGACGGAGAAGACATACTTATTCCAGGAATTATGGAGCATCTCGAGCGAGCAGGAGTTCATTCGGGAGACAGTATCTCAATTTATCCTCCTAAGAATTTAAGTGCTGAGATAAAAGAGAAGCTTGAAATAATAACAAAAAAAATAGCAACTTCATTAAAGACAGTTGGAATGGTTAATATCCAGTTTATAGAATTTGAAGACGAACTTTATATTATAGAAGTAAACCCTCGTTCAAGCAGGACGGTTCCGTACATCAGCAAGGTAACAAAAATTCCTATGATTGAAATAGCTACAAGAGTTATGCTCGGTGAAAAACTTGAATCCATGGAATACGGCACTGGACTATATAAGGAATCAGAATTGGTTGCAATAAAAGTTCCCGTATTCTCCACACAAAAGCTTGAAGGGGTGGAAGTAAGCCTTGGGCCTGAAATGAAATCAACTGGAGAGGTTCTGGGGGTAGGTAGAAGCTACAGAGAAGCGATGTACAAGGGATTTAAAGCTGCCGGATTCAAAGAGCCAAGTGTCGATAAAATAATTATTGCAACAATAAGGGACAGGGATAAAGAAAACTTTAAGCCTGTTGCGGTAAAATTAAATCAATTGGGGTATAAATTTGCAGCAACAGAAAAGACTGCTCAATTCCTCAATAATAACGGAATAAAGGCTGCAATGGTCAAAAAAGTCAGAGAGGACAGCCCTAACATAATTGATCTGATAAGAAGCGGAAATGTTGGATTTGTTGTGGATATTCCCACAAAGGCAAATAATTCAAATACGGACGGCTTTAAAATCAGAAGAACAGCAATCGAAAACTCCATCAACGTTTTTACTTCCTTAGATACATTGTCGGCATTGACAGATATTATGGAATTGAAAATTATGGATGAGGATACAGATGTTTATAATATATGCAGCTAA
- a CDS encoding universal stress protein, producing the protein MMHKNVLVCVTQQKTCERLIHQGAELSKDQPSGLYVLHVVNEKDKLLYNLSDGDALEYLFDITKGVGAELTVKRSKDVIKTIVDFAEEMKITHIVLGNPGKKDPANDFASKLKKRLPDRAFVI; encoded by the coding sequence ATGATGCATAAAAATGTATTAGTGTGCGTTACGCAGCAAAAGACATGCGAGAGGCTCATACATCAAGGCGCTGAATTATCAAAGGATCAGCCTTCCGGCTTATATGTTCTGCATGTTGTAAATGAAAAAGATAAGCTGCTGTATAACCTCAGTGATGGAGATGCATTAGAGTATTTATTTGATATTACTAAAGGTGTAGGAGCTGAACTGACAGTTAAAAGATCTAAGGATGTTATTAAAACTATAGTTGATTTTGCGGAAGAAATGAAAATAACCCATATTGTGCTGGGAAACCCGGGGAAAAAGGATCCTGCCAATGATTTCGCTTCAAAGCTCAAGAAAAGACTGCCGGACAGGGCCTTTGTAATCTAA
- the carA gene encoding glutamine-hydrolyzing carbamoyl-phosphate synthase small subunit yields the protein MKGRLILENGMIFEGQCFGKIADSVGEVVFNTGMTGYQEILTDPSYYGQIVTMTYPLIGNYGTNLYDLQSDSPKVKGFIVRELCKIPNNFRCEIDLDIYLKKNNVIGIEGIDTRYLTKVIRNTGTMKGIITVNELSQSEIEKYFDDFSNKSAVEAVSSKEIKTMGSGPLRIGVLDFGIKNNILRCFIERGCSLTVFPAFTNADELLKYDFDGIFLSNGPGDPKDIPEAIETVKALTGKIPIAGICLGVQIIALSLGAKTEKMKYGHRGCNHPVKDLKTGKVTITSQNHGYVVNKDSLGDFLEITHVNLNDGTIEGLRHKTLPVMGVQYHPEASPGPHDSNIIFDDFINMYKEKNNGVK from the coding sequence ATGAAAGGAAGACTAATACTGGAAAACGGGATGATATTTGAGGGCCAATGTTTTGGGAAAATAGCCGATTCCGTAGGAGAGGTAGTATTTAATACAGGCATGACAGGATATCAGGAAATTTTAACTGATCCATCTTACTACGGTCAGATAGTGACCATGACATATCCTTTGATAGGTAACTACGGTACTAATTTATATGACCTTCAGTCGGATTCACCGAAGGTTAAGGGGTTTATAGTGAGAGAGCTGTGCAAAATTCCAAATAACTTCAGATGTGAAATAGATTTGGACATTTATTTGAAAAAGAATAACGTAATCGGAATTGAAGGAATTGATACAAGATACCTTACTAAAGTAATAAGAAATACAGGAACCATGAAAGGGATTATAACAGTAAACGAATTAAGCCAAAGTGAAATAGAAAAATATTTTGATGATTTTTCAAATAAGAGTGCAGTGGAAGCAGTATCATCAAAAGAAATAAAAACCATGGGAAGCGGACCTTTGAGAATAGGAGTTCTGGACTTTGGAATTAAAAATAACATTTTAAGATGCTTTATTGAAAGAGGTTGCTCACTTACGGTTTTTCCGGCATTTACGAATGCCGATGAACTGTTGAAATATGACTTTGACGGTATTTTTCTGTCAAATGGTCCGGGTGATCCCAAGGACATTCCTGAGGCAATAGAGACCGTAAAAGCATTAACGGGAAAAATACCCATAGCGGGAATATGCCTAGGTGTCCAGATAATTGCTCTTTCATTAGGCGCTAAGACTGAGAAGATGAAGTATGGACACAGGGGATGCAACCACCCTGTAAAGGATTTGAAAACAGGCAAGGTTACAATCACGTCACAAAATCATGGATATGTGGTAAACAAAGATTCTCTAGGTGATTTTCTGGAGATAACACATGTGAATTTAAATGACGGAACCATTGAAGGGTTAAGACATAAGACGTTACCTGTCATGGGAGTGCAGTATCATCCAGAAGCAAGTCCGGGACCTCACGATTCAAACATAATTTTTGACGACTTTATAAATATGTATAAGGAGAAAAATAATGGCGTTAAATAA
- a CDS encoding response regulator transcription factor has product MKVLLVDDELLLVKGLKYSLEQDGYEVDTALEGNDALRKISLNEFDIVILDLILPDIDGLEVCQKIREISNVPLLILTASNEDMNKILSLEYGADDYITKPFNILELKARIKAILRRTKGSAQKPNEQTLVVDDFVINSLGRKVSLHGHEINLTAKEFDLLLLLATNPGKVFSREELLEIIWGYEYFGDLRTVDVHVRRLREKIENKNKNYEYILTKWGVGYYFRNIR; this is encoded by the coding sequence ATGAAGGTTTTGCTAGTAGATGACGAGCTTCTGCTTGTCAAGGGACTTAAGTACAGCTTGGAACAAGATGGATATGAAGTTGATACTGCCCTTGAAGGAAACGATGCATTAAGAAAGATTTCGTTGAATGAATTTGACATAGTAATTCTTGACCTGATTCTACCTGATATTGACGGCCTTGAGGTTTGCCAGAAAATAAGAGAAATTTCAAATGTTCCTCTCCTTATATTGACTGCAAGCAATGAAGATATGAATAAAATATTGAGCCTTGAATATGGAGCCGATGATTATATAACCAAACCTTTTAACATATTGGAATTGAAGGCTAGAATTAAGGCTATTCTCAGAAGGACAAAGGGGTCGGCTCAGAAGCCAAATGAACAGACATTAGTTGTTGATGATTTTGTAATCAACTCTCTTGGAAGAAAAGTTAGTCTTCACGGACATGAAATTAACCTTACCGCAAAGGAGTTTGACTTGCTTCTCTTGCTGGCAACCAATCCGGGCAAAGTGTTTTCAAGGGAAGAGCTTTTGGAAATTATTTGGGGCTATGAGTATTTCGGAGACCTTAGAACTGTCGATGTTCATGTTAGAAGGCTGAGAGAAAAAATAGAAAACAAAAACAAAAATTATGAATATATACTTACAAAATGGGGAGTAGGATATTACTTCAGGAATATCCGCTAA